In Macaca nemestrina isolate mMacNem1 chromosome 11, mMacNem.hap1, whole genome shotgun sequence, a single window of DNA contains:
- the LOC105483279 gene encoding BBSome complex member BBS5 isoform X1 has translation MSVLDALWEDRDVRFDLSSQQMKTRPGEVLIDCLDSIEDTKGNNGDRGRLLVTNLRILWHSLALSRVNVSVGYNCILNITTRTANSKLRGQTEALYILTKCNSTRFEFIFTNLVPGSPRLFTSVMAVHRAYETSKMYRDFKLRSALIQNKQLRLLPQEHVYDKINGVWNLSSDQGNLGTFFITNVRIVWHANMNDSFNVSIPYLQIRSIKIRDSKFGLALVIESSQQSGGYVLGFKIDPVEKLQESVKEINSLHKVYSASPIFGVDYEMEEKPQPLEALTVEQIQDDVEIDSDDHTDAFVAYFADGNKQQDREPVFSEELGLAIEKLKDGFTLQGLWEVMS, from the exons ATGTCGGTGCTGGATGCGCTTTGGGAGGACCGGGATGTCCGCTTCGACCTGTCCTCGCA GCAAATGAAAACAAGACCTGGAGAAGTCCTTATTGATTGTTTAGATTCAATTGAAGACACCAAAGGAAATAATGGAGATAGAG GTAGACTCTTGGTAACAAATTTAAGAATTCTCTGGCACTCTTTGGCATTATCAAGAGTCAATGTTT CTGTCGGTTACAATTGCATATTGAATATTACAACAAGGACTGCTAACTCT AAATTACGAGGCCAAACTGAAGCTCTTTATATACTAACAAAATGTAACAGTACTCgttttgaatttatatttacaaatttgGTTCCTGGAAGCCCTAGACTTTTTACTTCTGTGATGGCAGTACACAG AGCGTATGAAACTTCTAAAATGTATCGTGATTTTAAATTAAGAAGTGCACTAATTCAGAACAAGCAACTAAGACTGTTACCACAAGAACAtgtatatgataaaataaatggAGTATGGAATTTATCCAGTGATCAG GGCAATTTAGGAACCTTTTTTATTACCAATGTGAGAATTGTATGGCATGCAAATATGAATGACAGTTTTAATGTCAGTATACCATATCTGCAAATT CGTTCAATAAAGATTAGAGATTCAAAATTTGGTTTAGCTCTTGTCATAGAAAGCTCTCAGCAG AGTGGTGGATATGTTCTTGGCTTTAAAATAGATCCTGTGGAAAAACTACAAGAATCAGTTAAGGAAATCAATTCACTTCACAAAGTCTATTCTGCCAGTCCCATATTTGGAGTTGATTATGAGATGGAAGAAAAG CCCCAGCCACTTGAAGCTCTGACAGTCGAACAAATTCAAGATGATGTAGAAATAGACTCTGATGATCACACGGATGCTTTTGTG GCTTATTTTGCTGATGGCAATAAG CAACAAGATCGTGAACCAGTATTTTCAGAAGAACTGGGGCTTGCAATAGAGAAATTGAAGGATGGATTCACCCTACAGGGACTTTGGGAAGTAATGAGTTGA
- the LOC105483279 gene encoding BBSome complex member BBS5 isoform X2 produces MKTRPGEVLIDCLDSIEDTKGNNGDRGRLLVTNLRILWHSLALSRVNVSVGYNCILNITTRTANSKLRGQTEALYILTKCNSTRFEFIFTNLVPGSPRLFTSVMAVHRAYETSKMYRDFKLRSALIQNKQLRLLPQEHVYDKINGVWNLSSDQGNLGTFFITNVRIVWHANMNDSFNVSIPYLQIRSIKIRDSKFGLALVIESSQQSGGYVLGFKIDPVEKLQESVKEINSLHKVYSASPIFGVDYEMEEKPQPLEALTVEQIQDDVEIDSDDHTDAFVAYFADGNKQQDREPVFSEELGLAIEKLKDGFTLQGLWEVMS; encoded by the exons ATGAAAACAAGACCTGGAGAAGTCCTTATTGATTGTTTAGATTCAATTGAAGACACCAAAGGAAATAATGGAGATAGAG GTAGACTCTTGGTAACAAATTTAAGAATTCTCTGGCACTCTTTGGCATTATCAAGAGTCAATGTTT CTGTCGGTTACAATTGCATATTGAATATTACAACAAGGACTGCTAACTCT AAATTACGAGGCCAAACTGAAGCTCTTTATATACTAACAAAATGTAACAGTACTCgttttgaatttatatttacaaatttgGTTCCTGGAAGCCCTAGACTTTTTACTTCTGTGATGGCAGTACACAG AGCGTATGAAACTTCTAAAATGTATCGTGATTTTAAATTAAGAAGTGCACTAATTCAGAACAAGCAACTAAGACTGTTACCACAAGAACAtgtatatgataaaataaatggAGTATGGAATTTATCCAGTGATCAG GGCAATTTAGGAACCTTTTTTATTACCAATGTGAGAATTGTATGGCATGCAAATATGAATGACAGTTTTAATGTCAGTATACCATATCTGCAAATT CGTTCAATAAAGATTAGAGATTCAAAATTTGGTTTAGCTCTTGTCATAGAAAGCTCTCAGCAG AGTGGTGGATATGTTCTTGGCTTTAAAATAGATCCTGTGGAAAAACTACAAGAATCAGTTAAGGAAATCAATTCACTTCACAAAGTCTATTCTGCCAGTCCCATATTTGGAGTTGATTATGAGATGGAAGAAAAG CCCCAGCCACTTGAAGCTCTGACAGTCGAACAAATTCAAGATGATGTAGAAATAGACTCTGATGATCACACGGATGCTTTTGTG GCTTATTTTGCTGATGGCAATAAG CAACAAGATCGTGAACCAGTATTTTCAGAAGAACTGGGGCTTGCAATAGAGAAATTGAAGGATGGATTCACCCTACAGGGACTTTGGGAAGTAATGAGTTGA
- the LOC105483279 gene encoding BBSome complex member BBS5 isoform X3: MKTRPGDFIDCLDSVEDTKGNNGDRGRLLVTNLRILWHSLALSRVNVSVGYNCILNITTRTANSKLRGQTEALYILTKCNSTRFEFIFTNLVPGSPRLFTSVMAVHRAYETSKMYRDFKLRSALIQNKQLRLLPQEHVYDKINGVWNLSSDQGNLGTFFITNVRIVWHANMNDSFNVSIPYLQIRSIKIRDSKFGLALVIESSQQSGGYVLGFKIDPVEKLQESVKEINSLHKVYSASPIFGVDYEMEEKPQPLEALTVEQIQDDVEIDSDDHTDAFVAYFADGNKQQDREPVFSEELGLAIEKLKDGFTLQGLWEVMS; encoded by the exons ATGAAAACAAGACCCGGAGATTTTATTGATTGTTTAGATTCAGTTGAAGACACCAAAGGAAATAATGGAGATAGAG GTAGACTCTTGGTAACAAATTTAAGAATTCTCTGGCACTCTTTGGCATTATCAAGAGTCAATGTTT CTGTCGGTTACAATTGCATATTGAATATTACAACAAGGACTGCTAACTCT AAATTACGAGGCCAAACTGAAGCTCTTTATATACTAACAAAATGTAACAGTACTCgttttgaatttatatttacaaatttgGTTCCTGGAAGCCCTAGACTTTTTACTTCTGTGATGGCAGTACACAG AGCGTATGAAACTTCTAAAATGTATCGTGATTTTAAATTAAGAAGTGCACTAATTCAGAACAAGCAACTAAGACTGTTACCACAAGAACAtgtatatgataaaataaatggAGTATGGAATTTATCCAGTGATCAG GGCAATTTAGGAACCTTTTTTATTACCAATGTGAGAATTGTATGGCATGCAAATATGAATGACAGTTTTAATGTCAGTATACCATATCTGCAAATT CGTTCAATAAAGATTAGAGATTCAAAATTTGGTTTAGCTCTTGTCATAGAAAGCTCTCAGCAG AGTGGTGGATATGTTCTTGGCTTTAAAATAGATCCTGTGGAAAAACTACAAGAATCAGTTAAGGAAATCAATTCACTTCACAAAGTCTATTCTGCCAGTCCCATATTTGGAGTTGATTATGAGATGGAAGAAAAG CCCCAGCCACTTGAAGCTCTGACAGTCGAACAAATTCAAGATGATGTAGAAATAGACTCTGATGATCACACGGATGCTTTTGTG GCTTATTTTGCTGATGGCAATAAG CAACAAGATCGTGAACCAGTATTTTCAGAAGAACTGGGGCTTGCAATAGAGAAATTGAAGGATGGATTCACCCTACAGGGACTTTGGGAAGTAATGAGTTGA